A region from the Acyrthosiphon pisum isolate AL4f chromosome A1, pea_aphid_22Mar2018_4r6ur, whole genome shotgun sequence genome encodes:
- the LOC100163322 gene encoding uncharacterized protein LOC100163322 isoform X1 codes for MYTATQRSMKFVDISMDLHNHKSSAVQKLALTQIGLIFLLFSVIDSANYKKSSNYTFAKSSANMSINPVVISSSVKQTATVIFLHGLGDSGNGWAEAMTQIRQPYMKVICPSASPMPVSLNQGFRMPSWFDLFTLDESGPEDENGIKEAAKLVHSLIDREIETSNVPSSRIALGGFSQGGALALYSAFTYNKPLAGVMALSCWIPLHKTFPAAALSNKDMPIIQCHGDCDPIVPLKWGQLTASILKSFAKHTELKTYRGLMHSSSDMELKDLKKFLETVLPPV; via the exons ATGTACACAGCCACacaa CGTTCCATGAAATTCGTCGACATTTCTATGGATTTACATAACCACAAAAGTTCGGCAGTTCAAAAACTGGCATTAACCCAAATTggattgatttttttgttgttttccgTAATTGATTCCGctaactataaaaaaagtagCAACTATACTTTTGCAAAGTCCTCCGCAAACATGTCCATCAATCCCGTAGTAATATCTTCTTCCGTTAAACAGACGGCcact gTCATATTTCTTCATGGTCTTGGAGATTCAgg AAATGGCTGGGCTGAAGCCATGACACAAATAAGACAACCTTATATGAAAGTTATATGTCCATCTGC GAGTCCGATGCCAGTATCTCTGAACCAAGGTTTCCGTATGCCTTCATGGTTTGATTTGTTTACTTTAGATGAATCTGGTCCAGAAGATGAAAATGGAATTAAAGAAGCTGCTAAATTAGTGCATTCACTTATCGATCGTGAGATTGAAACTTCCAATGTGCCATCATCTCGTATTGCCCTTGGTGGGTTTTCACAAGGTGGAGCTCTTGCTTTGTACTCAGCTTTTACATATAACAAACCATTAGCTGGAGTTATGGCTCTATCTTGTTGGATACCATTACATAAAACTTTTCCAGCa GCTGCTTTAAGTAACAAAGATATGCCAATAATTCAATGTCATGGAGATTGTGATCCAATTGTACCACTAAAATGGGGTCAACTTACAGCATCCATTCTTAAGTCTTTTGCTAAACATACCGAACTGAAAACATACCGAGGTTTGATGCATAGTTCATCTGATATG gaaTTAAAGGATCTTAAGAAATTCCTGGAAACGGTCCTCCCTCCAGTGTAA
- the LOC100163322 gene encoding uncharacterized protein LOC100163322 (The RefSeq protein has 1 substitution compared to this genomic sequence): MKFVDISMDLHNHKSSAVQKLALTQIGLIFLLFSVIDSANYKKSSNYTFAKSSANMSINPVVISSSVKQTATVIFLHGLGDSGNGWAEAMTQIRQPYMKVICPSASPMPVSLNQGFRMPSWFDLFTLDESGPEDENGIKEAAKLVHSLIDREIETSNVPSSRIALGGFSQSGALALYSAFTYNKPLAGVMALSCWIPLHKTFPAAALSNKDMPIIQCHGDCDPIVPLKWGQLTASILKSFAKHTELKTYRGLMHSSSDMELKDLKKFLETVLPPV, from the exons ATGAAATTCGTCGACATTTCTATGGATTTACATAACCACAAAAGTTCGGCAGTTCAAAAACTGGCATTAACCCAAATTggattgatttttttgttgttttccgTAATTGATTCCGctaactataaaaaaagtagCAACTATACTTTTGCAAAGTCCTCCGCAAACATGTCCATCAATCCCGTAGTAATATCTTCTTCCGTTAAACAGACGGCcact gTCATATTTCTTCATGGTCTTGGAGATTCAgg AAATGGCTGGGCTGAAGCCATGACACAAATAAGACAACCTTATATGAAAGTTATATGTCCATCTGC GAGTCCGATGCCAGTATCTCTGAACCAAGGTTTCCGTATGCCTTCATGGTTTGATTTGTTTACTTTAGATGAATCTGGTCCAGAAGATGAAAATGGAATTAAAGAAGCTGCTAAATTAGTGCATTCACTTATCGATCGTGAGATTGAAACTTCCAATGTGCCATCATCTCGTATTGCCCTTGGTGGGTTTTCACAAGGTGGAGCTCTTGCTTTGTACTCAGCTTTTACATATAACAAACCATTAGCTGGAGTTATGGCTCTATCTTGTTGGATACCATTACATAAAACTTTTCCAGCa GCTGCTTTAAGTAACAAAGATATGCCAATAATTCAATGTCATGGAGATTGTGATCCAATTGTACCACTAAAATGGGGTCAACTTACAGCATCCATTCTTAAGTCTTTTGCTAAACATACCGAACTGAAAACATACCGAGGTTTGATGCATAGTTCATCTGATATG gaaTTAAAGGATCTTAAGAAATTCCTGGAAACGGTCCTCCCTCCAGTGTAA
- the LOC100575738 gene encoding putative leucine-rich repeat-containing protein DDB_G0290503 isoform X3 — protein MTMEKIRTKQDLEMLQDKYSLDVAAFKTNLQECTNEIEYLKNENKILLEKLNDSHIQLNEEKEILLNLNQCFETEQREMENKNLLLINKNKTMNEKYDELRTKTQTLEDEVNMLKTSLNENQKQLDIQSNIIKEQSELCDNLKIFEELNDKLKKDNFTLKERNEYLEKINTNLEEDISSIKLSQQGIQEETENKFKDMCENYDNLLKMQDDRLKDRNEKLALQKEKEIKNQAEVIELKEEIETSNKTITGLREELQANCVLIPELQKKIDDLNTSLVNAYQALRDTTKELVTEKNELEREKTDLENQSKEHFGQIEKLTANYMKYKSKAKQLYVEVMRLRYQCSRSEPKKKTQQLQPVDTIEILSDEDNNIDDDVSIIEFNDRKVSNMNVSIHSTSNKPFQKSNISSLKRNGSPLIHIGSSKVKKRITSVDVAASHITEISSNVLKQKNDVSQIENSLNSSFKSINLKHEDKNANTIEKKNEYNQNVNDDVDYNSTASPHQTKSDLSTGSNTSQVKSTLNAGSIPAAKKKFKIPADFKLSQKKIKLTNIQKTDWTKPNSPVVFTTPSPKLQPKFIK, from the exons aATAAAATTTTGTTGGAAAAACTGAATGATTCACATATACAATTAAATGAAGAAAAAGAAATTTTATTGAATCTTAA tcaatGTTTTGAAACAGAACAAAgagagatggaaaataaaaatctactgcttattaataaaaataaaaccatgaaTGAAAAGTATGATGAATTAAGAACTAAAACTCAAACTTTGGAAGATGAGGTTAATATGCTGAAGACTTctct aaATGAAAACCAAAAACAGCTAGATatacaatcaaatataattaaagagcAATCAGAATTgtgtgataatttaaaaatatttgaggaattaaatgataaattaaaaaaagataattttacattaaaagaACGGAATGAATatcttgaaaaaattaatacaaatttggaaGAGGATATTAGTAGTATAAAATTATCTCAACAGGGAATTCAAGAAGAGacagaaaacaaatttaaagatATGTGTGAAAATTATGACaat ttattgaaAATGCAAGATGATAGATTAAAAgatagaaatgaaaaattagCGTTACAAAAAGAAAAAGAGATAAAAAATCAAGCTGAAGTAATTGAATTAAAGGAAGAAATTGAAACatctaataaaacaattactGGCTTACGAGAGGAATTGCAAGCTAATTGTGTTTTGATACctgaattgcaaaaaaaaattgat gatTTAAATACAAGTTTAGTTAATGCTTATCAAGCACTTAGAGACACTACTAAAGAACTAGTTACAGAAAAAAATGAACTGGAAAGAGAAAAAACTGACTTAGAAAATCAAAGCAAAGAACATTTTGGTCAGATTGAAAAACTAACTGCTAATtat atgAAATATAAGTCAAAAGCCAAACAGTTATATGTAGAAGTTATGCGACTTAGATATCAATGTTCCCGAtcagaaccaaaaaaaaaaactcaacaacTTCAACCTGTGGATACTATTGAG ATATTAAGTgatgaagataataatattgatgac gatgtgagtataattgaatttaatgaCAGAAAAGTATCAAACATGAATGTTAGTATACATTCTACTTCAAACAAACCTTTTCAAAAATCTAACATTTCAAGCTTAAAAAGAAATGGTTCACCTTTAATACATATTGGTAGTTCTAAAGTGAAGAAACGTATAACATCTGTTGATGTTGCTGCCTCACAT ATAACAGAAATttcatcaaatgttttaaaGCAAAAAAATGATGTAAGTCAAATTGAGAATTCATTAAACTCatcatttaaaagtattaatttaaaacacgaAGACAAAAATGCCAATACAATAGAG aaaaaaaatgagtACAACCAAAATGTAAATGATGATGTTGATTATAATTCTACTGCAAGTCCTCATCAAACAAAAAGTGACCTGAGCACTGGGAGTAATACAAGTCAAGTTAAGTCAACCTTAAATGCTGGTTCGATTCCTGCtgcaaagaaaaaatttaaaatacccgcTGATTTTAAGTTATCTCaa aaaaaaattaaactgacAAATATCCAAAAAACTGACTGGACTAAACCAAATTCACCTGTTGTTTTTACTACTCCTTCTCCTAAACTTCAacctaaatttattaaataa